The proteins below are encoded in one region of Longimicrobium sp.:
- the recA gene encoding recombinase RecA, producing MAVDIAEDKRKALNVAIGQIEKAHGKGSIMRMGVNGPRVAITAIPTGAINLDAAIGIGGIPRGRVTEIYGPESSGKTTLCLHVIANAQKAGGVAAFIDAEHALDIEYARKLGVDVDNLLVSQPDTGEQALEIAEVLVRSSAVEVVVIDSVAALVPRAEIEGEMGDSHVGLQARLMSQALRKLTGAINRSQTTVIFTNQIREKIGVMFGSPETTTGGRALKFYASLRIDIRRIGSIKDREVLVGNKTRAKIVKNKVAPPFKQADFDIMFNVGIDHHGIVVDLGVESDVINKSGAWFSYGDVRLGQGRENAKSFLQENPQVAADIEARVKEVLGMRGIVAATDGADSD from the coding sequence ATGGCCGTCGACATCGCCGAGGACAAGCGCAAGGCCCTGAACGTGGCCATTGGCCAGATCGAAAAGGCCCACGGCAAGGGCTCCATCATGCGGATGGGGGTCAACGGCCCCCGGGTGGCGATCACGGCCATCCCCACGGGCGCCATCAACCTCGATGCGGCCATCGGCATCGGCGGCATCCCGCGTGGGCGCGTCACCGAGATCTACGGGCCGGAGTCGTCGGGCAAGACCACGCTCTGCCTTCACGTCATCGCCAACGCGCAGAAGGCCGGGGGCGTGGCCGCGTTCATCGACGCCGAGCACGCGCTCGACATCGAGTACGCGCGCAAGCTGGGCGTTGACGTCGACAACCTGCTGGTGTCGCAGCCCGACACGGGTGAGCAGGCGCTGGAGATTGCCGAGGTGCTGGTGCGCTCGAGCGCGGTGGAGGTGGTGGTGATCGACTCGGTGGCGGCGCTGGTGCCCCGCGCCGAGATCGAGGGCGAGATGGGCGACAGCCACGTGGGCCTGCAGGCGCGGCTGATGAGCCAGGCGCTCCGCAAGCTGACGGGCGCCATCAACCGCTCGCAGACCACGGTGATCTTCACCAACCAGATCCGCGAAAAGATCGGCGTGATGTTCGGCAGCCCCGAGACCACGACCGGCGGCCGCGCGCTGAAGTTCTACGCCTCGCTGCGCATCGACATTCGCCGCATCGGGTCCATCAAGGACCGCGAGGTGCTGGTGGGCAACAAGACGCGCGCCAAGATCGTCAAGAACAAGGTGGCGCCGCCCTTCAAGCAGGCGGACTTCGACATCATGTTCAACGTGGGCATCGACCATCACGGCATCGTGGTGGACCTGGGCGTGGAGTCGGACGTCATCAACAAGTCGGGCGCGTGGTTCTCGTACGGCGACGTGCGGCTGGGGCAGGGGCGCGAGAACGCCAAGAGCTTCCTGCAGGAAAACCCGCAGGTCGCCGCCGACATCGAGGCGCGCGTCAAGGAGGTGCTGGGGATGCGCGGGATCGTCGCCGCCACCGACGGCGCCGACAGCGACTGA
- a CDS encoding potassium transporter Kup, giving the protein MSTNTHAEPSGKYFYVLALTALGVVYGDIGTSPIYAIREALGPHYGLSPTRDNVLGVMSLVFWALILVISIKYLLFVMRADNRGEGGMIALTALVAPQRRMRPGSRRWVLVLVGLFGASLLYGDSMITPAVSVLSAVEGLEVATPLFSPYVLPITITILVAIFAVQSRGTAGIGRVFGPVTLVWFLTLGALGLNQLVRRPEVLWAINPVHGVEFFARNGWSGFFVLGSVFLVVTGGEALYADMGHFGKKPIQATWFTIVLPCLILNYFGQGALILGDPAAIEHPFFLMAPKWALYPLVALTTAATVIASQAVISGAFSLTRQAVQLGYLPRLHIEHTSERQIGQIYIPSINWLLMFACIGLVLGFRTSGNLAAAYGVAVTTDMVFTTILFAFVASQRFGWARWKVGLLCAGFLVVDLGFWGANIVKIPDGGWFPLVIAAAFFVCMTTWKTGRQILADRLQSRTLPLAMFMDDLEKNAFTRVPGTAVYMYGNSQGTPPALLHNLMHNKVLHARVVLLTVETEEVPFVDDSERTTVEQLSHGLYRVILRYGFTENPDIPTALAAIQNPDLPLKTMETSYFLGRETLIASKKRGMAIWRERLFSVMSRNARSATSFFGLPPNRVVELGAQIEL; this is encoded by the coding sequence GTGAGCACGAACACCCACGCCGAACCGTCCGGCAAATACTTCTACGTCCTGGCGCTCACCGCCCTGGGCGTGGTGTACGGCGACATCGGCACCAGCCCCATCTACGCCATCCGCGAAGCGCTCGGGCCCCACTACGGGCTGTCGCCCACGCGCGACAACGTGCTGGGCGTGATGTCGCTGGTCTTCTGGGCGCTGATCCTCGTCATCTCCATCAAGTACCTGCTCTTCGTGATGCGGGCCGACAACCGCGGCGAAGGCGGGATGATCGCGCTTACCGCGCTGGTGGCGCCGCAGCGCAGGATGCGGCCGGGTAGCCGGCGCTGGGTCCTCGTGCTGGTGGGGCTGTTCGGCGCGTCGCTGCTGTACGGCGACAGCATGATCACGCCCGCCGTCTCCGTGCTCTCCGCCGTCGAGGGGCTGGAGGTGGCCACGCCGCTCTTTTCGCCGTACGTGCTGCCCATCACCATCACCATCCTGGTCGCCATCTTCGCGGTGCAGTCGCGGGGAACGGCGGGCATCGGGCGTGTGTTCGGGCCGGTGACGCTGGTGTGGTTCCTCACGCTGGGCGCGCTGGGGCTCAACCAGCTGGTCCGCCGGCCCGAGGTGCTGTGGGCCATCAACCCGGTGCACGGCGTCGAGTTCTTTGCCCGCAACGGCTGGTCGGGCTTCTTCGTCCTCGGCTCCGTCTTCCTCGTGGTGACCGGCGGCGAGGCGCTGTACGCCGACATGGGGCACTTCGGAAAGAAGCCCATCCAGGCGACCTGGTTCACCATCGTGCTCCCCTGCCTGATCCTGAACTACTTCGGGCAGGGGGCGCTGATCCTGGGCGACCCGGCGGCGATCGAGCACCCGTTCTTTCTGATGGCGCCCAAGTGGGCGCTCTATCCGCTGGTGGCGTTGACCACCGCGGCCACGGTGATCGCCTCGCAGGCCGTGATCTCGGGGGCGTTCTCGCTCACGCGGCAGGCCGTGCAGCTGGGCTACCTGCCCCGGCTTCACATCGAGCACACGTCGGAGCGGCAGATCGGGCAGATCTACATTCCGTCCATCAACTGGCTGCTGATGTTCGCCTGCATCGGACTGGTGCTGGGCTTCCGCACCAGCGGCAACCTGGCGGCGGCGTACGGCGTGGCGGTGACGACGGACATGGTGTTCACCACCATCCTGTTCGCGTTCGTGGCCAGCCAGCGCTTCGGGTGGGCGCGGTGGAAGGTGGGGCTGCTGTGCGCCGGGTTCCTGGTCGTGGACCTGGGCTTCTGGGGGGCCAACATCGTCAAGATTCCGGATGGCGGCTGGTTCCCGCTGGTGATCGCCGCGGCGTTCTTCGTCTGCATGACTACCTGGAAGACGGGACGGCAGATCCTGGCTGACCGGCTGCAGAGCCGCACGCTGCCGCTGGCCATGTTCATGGACGACCTGGAAAAGAACGCGTTCACCCGCGTTCCGGGCACGGCCGTGTACATGTACGGCAACTCGCAGGGCACGCCGCCGGCGCTGCTTCACAACTTGATGCACAACAAGGTGCTTCACGCGCGCGTGGTGCTGCTGACGGTGGAAACGGAGGAGGTTCCCTTCGTCGACGACAGCGAGCGCACCACCGTGGAGCAGCTGAGCCACGGCCTGTACCGCGTGATCCTGCGCTACGGCTTCACCGAGAACCCCGACATCCCCACGGCGCTGGCGGCCATCCAGAACCCCGACCTGCCGCTGAAGACTATGGAAACGAGCTACTTCCTGGGTCGCGAAACGCTGATCGCGTCCAAGAAGCGGGGGATGGCCATCTGGCGCGAGCGCCTGTTCTCGGTGATGTCGCGCAACGCCCGCAGCGCCACGTCGTTCTTCGGGCTGCCGCCGAACCGCGTGGTGGAGCTGGGCGCGCAGATCGAACTGTAG
- a CDS encoding transglycosylase SLT domain-containing protein gives MTDTARPSGSSKYGLAGIPRWMLALLPLILIAGIALARSTAGVSRAFAPAAGVPDSLRELRVAAPRTPRLVKTPYLERVVEKKADPREILCDQMVARYNITNTMARMVYDAAAEVGLDPELGFRLIRVESVFDPGAVGQGGAAGLVQMMPGTARAINPEIDTSRELMDPNTNMRLGFGYLREMIERYDKYGNDAVRLGVIAYNRGENAVDRALKRGKDPENGYGARVLGPRAHGGGSYQGKGVGPLPADSAAKN, from the coding sequence GTGACCGACACTGCCCGACCCAGCGGGTCGTCGAAGTATGGGCTGGCCGGCATCCCGCGGTGGATGCTGGCGCTGCTTCCGCTGATCCTCATCGCCGGCATCGCCCTCGCACGTTCCACCGCGGGCGTGTCTCGGGCCTTCGCGCCGGCCGCGGGCGTGCCCGACAGCCTGCGCGAGCTGCGCGTGGCCGCCCCGCGCACCCCCCGGCTCGTGAAGACGCCGTACCTTGAGCGGGTGGTCGAAAAGAAGGCCGATCCGCGCGAGATTCTCTGCGACCAGATGGTGGCCCGCTACAACATCACCAACACCATGGCGCGGATGGTCTACGACGCCGCGGCCGAGGTGGGGCTGGACCCGGAGCTGGGCTTTCGCCTGATCCGGGTGGAGAGCGTGTTCGACCCCGGGGCGGTGGGGCAGGGCGGCGCCGCGGGGCTGGTGCAGATGATGCCCGGCACCGCACGCGCCATCAATCCCGAGATCGACACCAGCCGGGAGCTGATGGACCCCAACACCAACATGCGGCTGGGCTTCGGCTACCTGCGCGAGATGATCGAGCGCTACGACAAGTACGGGAACGACGCGGTGCGGCTGGGGGTCATCGCCTACAACCGCGGCGAGAACGCCGTCGACCGTGCGCTCAAGCGGGGGAAGGACCCGGAGAACGGCTACGGCGCGCGCGTCCTGGGGCCCCGCGCCCACGGCGGAGGCAGCTACCAGGGAAAGGGCGTCGGCCCCCTGCCGGCCGACTCTGCCGCGAAGAACTAG
- a CDS encoding nuclease A inhibitor family protein: MAQPDPDELKREMEAASAGLTYGSESDRPFSFFFLPGAGDNPPGVDEFARLLCEPDGSPVEERSLDHFFTGHTETSDPWDAQAQAIRPRYEALRELLRTRLRGATVYRLGKIEVRCYVVGGDGKGNLAGLETVAVET; encoded by the coding sequence ATGGCCCAGCCCGATCCCGATGAACTAAAGCGTGAGATGGAGGCCGCCTCGGCGGGGCTCACGTACGGCAGCGAATCCGATCGCCCCTTCTCGTTCTTCTTTCTCCCTGGCGCCGGCGACAATCCACCCGGCGTGGACGAATTCGCGCGGCTCCTCTGCGAGCCAGACGGTTCTCCGGTGGAGGAGCGGTCGCTGGACCACTTCTTCACCGGACACACGGAAACCAGCGATCCGTGGGACGCGCAGGCCCAGGCCATCCGCCCGCGCTACGAGGCACTGCGGGAGCTGCTCCGCACCCGGCTCCGCGGCGCGACGGTGTACCGCCTGGGCAAAATCGAGGTTCGCTGCTACGTCGTCGGGGGAGACGGCAAGGGGAACCTGGCCGGGCTGGAAACAGTGGCGGTCGAGACCTGA
- a CDS encoding DNA/RNA non-specific endonuclease, translating into MSLSTLRVLGAAFFGVVLLSACTQDTATAPTARLDVQAAAATGLVINEVMPNPNAVLDDFGEWFEVYNPGAADVDLKGYTLASANDAAYVIPASVVVPAGGFVVLARSGDVTKNGGLNAAHAYRSTFTLANGTTDWLALRDASGASVDSVAWGTTSPPTGATRGVVNAAADNVVMSGSNWATATSTYGLGDKGTPGAVNDGSTTTPPPPPPSTGTGAIVINEILADPNAVLDDKGEWFEVVNRTAAPVSLQGWKIVSRGDAGHTITTAVTVPANGYLVLGRNADSVTNGGVAVGHVFANVNLGNSSDHLVLKDGAGATADSVDWAVTAPRGASRSVIDAAADNTDAGAGTNWFTSTAFFGAGGDKGTPGAANSSTGGGGQPGVVASISISINTPRSVPAGYTKPAFPTARDAFNTVVSPPPAYTWTTSDASVAVVDSMGYITGVSAGTVTVTATAPNGVSGTAQITILPGTAPTPAVYRNHVEFGTPAAAGVLLSKPQFAASYSETRGGPNWVSWNINATQFGAAPRCDCFSADQTLPTGTYRVVDFDYRNGGYDRGHMVQSESRTTTDQENASTFLLTNILPQAGESNQGPWSKFENHLNDLARQQGKEIYVVAGGEYSANPVTLKGQGRVQIPEWTWKVAVVMDGGEGLNDVRGTGDVQVLAIRMPNDTAAARGTRNNPWEMYAVTVDQIEARTGYDLLDKLPNAIERIVEANDRAPVAATDGPYIGIEGSSVTLDASASTDPDGDALTYEWSFGDGATGTGARPVHVYTDNGTYPVSVIVSDEYGAADTATTVVTVMNAAPTVAAFGGAALLRGESYTAAGTFADAGDDTFTAIVDYGDGSGARALALDGGSFALAHRYTSAGTYTVTVRVTDDDGAEGVRTSTVTVQSPEQGAAALINAVQNANLQRGEEVSLTAKLRAAQQSLARGNDGAAVNQLGAFINELEAAQRTGRISGDDAARFSAEAQRIIRSIEG; encoded by the coding sequence ATGAGCCTTTCGACGCTGCGTGTCCTCGGGGCCGCATTTTTTGGTGTGGTGCTGCTTTCCGCTTGTACGCAGGACACGGCGACTGCGCCCACCGCGCGCCTGGACGTCCAGGCGGCTGCCGCCACCGGCCTGGTCATCAACGAGGTGATGCCCAACCCCAACGCGGTGCTCGACGACTTCGGCGAATGGTTCGAGGTCTACAACCCCGGCGCGGCGGACGTGGACCTGAAGGGATACACGCTGGCCTCGGCCAACGACGCGGCGTACGTGATCCCCGCCAGCGTGGTGGTTCCCGCGGGCGGGTTCGTGGTGCTGGCGCGCAGCGGCGACGTCACCAAGAACGGCGGCCTGAACGCCGCGCACGCCTACCGCTCCACCTTCACACTCGCCAACGGCACCACCGACTGGCTGGCCCTGCGCGACGCCTCGGGCGCCTCGGTAGACTCGGTGGCCTGGGGCACGACGTCGCCTCCCACGGGTGCCACGCGCGGCGTGGTGAACGCCGCCGCCGACAACGTGGTGATGAGCGGAAGCAACTGGGCCACGGCCACCAGCACGTACGGCCTGGGCGACAAGGGCACCCCCGGGGCGGTGAACGACGGCTCCACCACCACCCCGCCGCCGCCGCCCCCCTCCACGGGCACCGGCGCCATCGTCATCAACGAGATCCTGGCCGACCCCAACGCCGTGCTCGACGACAAGGGCGAGTGGTTCGAGGTGGTCAACCGCACCGCGGCGCCCGTGAGCCTGCAGGGATGGAAGATCGTGTCGCGCGGCGACGCGGGCCACACCATCACCACCGCCGTGACGGTGCCGGCCAACGGCTACCTGGTGCTGGGGCGCAACGCCGATTCCGTAACCAACGGCGGCGTGGCCGTGGGCCACGTCTTCGCCAACGTCAACCTGGGCAACAGCTCCGACCACCTGGTGCTCAAGGACGGCGCCGGCGCCACCGCCGACTCGGTGGACTGGGCCGTCACCGCCCCCCGCGGCGCCTCGCGCTCCGTGATCGACGCGGCGGCCGACAACACCGACGCCGGCGCGGGCACCAACTGGTTCACCTCGACGGCCTTCTTCGGCGCGGGGGGCGACAAGGGCACGCCGGGCGCGGCCAACAGCTCCACCGGCGGCGGCGGCCAGCCGGGTGTGGTGGCTTCCATCAGCATCAGCATCAACACCCCGCGCTCGGTTCCGGCGGGCTACACCAAGCCGGCGTTCCCCACGGCGCGCGACGCCTTCAACACCGTCGTCTCGCCGCCCCCGGCGTACACGTGGACCACGTCGGACGCGTCCGTGGCCGTCGTCGACTCCATGGGCTACATCACCGGCGTCTCGGCCGGAACGGTGACCGTCACCGCGACGGCCCCCAACGGCGTGTCGGGCACGGCGCAGATCACCATTCTCCCCGGCACCGCGCCCACCCCGGCCGTCTACCGCAACCACGTGGAGTTCGGCACCCCGGCGGCGGCCGGCGTGCTGCTGAGCAAGCCGCAGTTCGCCGCCTCGTACAGCGAAACGCGCGGCGGGCCCAACTGGGTGAGCTGGAACATCAACGCCACGCAGTTCGGCGCCGCGCCGCGCTGCGACTGCTTCAGCGCCGACCAGACGCTGCCCACGGGCACCTACCGCGTGGTGGACTTCGACTACCGCAACGGCGGGTACGACCGCGGCCACATGGTGCAGTCCGAAAGCCGCACCACCACGGACCAGGAGAACGCCAGCACCTTCCTGCTGACGAACATCCTTCCGCAGGCCGGTGAGAGCAACCAGGGCCCCTGGAGCAAGTTCGAGAACCACCTGAACGACCTGGCCCGCCAGCAGGGCAAGGAGATCTACGTCGTGGCCGGCGGCGAGTACTCGGCCAACCCGGTCACGCTCAAGGGCCAGGGCCGGGTGCAGATCCCCGAGTGGACCTGGAAGGTGGCCGTGGTGATGGACGGCGGCGAGGGGCTGAACGACGTGCGCGGCACGGGCGACGTGCAGGTGCTGGCCATCCGCATGCCCAACGACACGGCCGCCGCCCGCGGGACGCGCAACAACCCGTGGGAGATGTACGCCGTGACGGTGGACCAGATCGAGGCGCGCACCGGCTACGACCTGCTCGACAAGCTTCCGAACGCCATCGAGCGCATCGTCGAGGCCAACGACCGCGCCCCGGTGGCGGCCACGGACGGGCCGTACATCGGCATCGAGGGCTCGTCGGTGACGCTGGACGCCTCGGCCTCGACCGATCCGGATGGCGACGCGCTGACGTACGAGTGGAGCTTCGGCGACGGCGCCACCGGCACGGGCGCCCGCCCGGTGCACGTCTACACGGACAACGGCACCTACCCGGTGTCGGTGATCGTCAGCGACGAGTACGGCGCGGCCGACACGGCCACCACGGTGGTGACGGTGATGAACGCGGCGCCCACGGTGGCGGCGTTCGGCGGCGCGGCGCTGCTGCGCGGTGAGAGCTACACGGCGGCGGGCACCTTCGCCGATGCAGGCGACGACACCTTCACCGCCATCGTGGACTACGGCGACGGCTCGGGCGCGCGTGCGCTGGCGCTCGACGGCGGATCGTTCGCCCTCGCGCACCGCTACACGTCGGCCGGCACCTACACCGTGACGGTGCGGGTGACCGACGACGACGGCGCCGAAGGCGTGCGGACCTCGACGGTGACGGTGCAGTCGCCGGAACAGGGCGCGGCCGCGCTGATCAACGCGGTGCAGAACGCCAACCTGCAGCGCGGCGAAGAGGTTTCGCTGACCGCCAAGCTCCGCGCGGCACAGCAGTCCCTTGCCCGCGGCAACGACGGCGCCGCCGTCAACCAGCTGGGCGCGTTCATCAACGAGCTGGAAGCGGCGCAGCGCACGGGCCGCATCTCGGGCGACGACGCGGCGCGCTTCTCGGCCGAGGCGCAGCGGATCATCCGCAGCATCGAAGGCTGA
- a CDS encoding PLP-dependent aspartate aminotransferase family protein — MMPHPAGPGTQAIHAGDPAPRPNAPVVNPIVTSTTFYMDAEGRGDLLYTRYGNGPNHQVLEARLAALDGGDDALAVGSGMAAMACALLSLLQAGDHVVATDAIYGGTRALLSTELSRLGIQTTYVDLFSPEWTEALRPETRVVLGESVSNPILRVLDVATVARAAQAHGAALVIDSTFTSPLNFRPLEHGADLVMHSATKYLGGHSDVTAGVLVGSAARIGEARKRARVWGPVLDPHAAWLLERGIKTLSVRMERHNRNGAEIARWAQERLEIARVIHPSLPSHTDHETAARILDGFGAMLGIELRGGGPAATRFVRALQLAKLAPSLGGVETLVSEPRHTSHAAMTPAERAANGIPDGFVRISLGIEDAADLIADFDQALRAADAGETEREAAD; from the coding sequence ATGATGCCGCACCCGGCCGGCCCCGGTACCCAGGCCATCCACGCGGGCGACCCCGCGCCGCGCCCCAACGCGCCGGTGGTGAACCCCATCGTCACCAGCACCACGTTCTACATGGACGCGGAGGGCCGGGGCGACCTGCTGTACACGCGCTACGGCAACGGCCCCAACCACCAGGTGCTGGAGGCCCGCCTGGCCGCCCTGGACGGCGGCGACGACGCCCTCGCGGTGGGCAGCGGGATGGCGGCCATGGCCTGCGCGCTCCTTTCCCTGCTGCAGGCGGGCGACCACGTCGTGGCTACGGACGCCATCTACGGCGGCACCCGCGCGCTGCTTTCCACCGAGCTGTCGCGGCTGGGCATCCAGACCACCTACGTGGACCTGTTCTCCCCGGAGTGGACGGAGGCGCTGCGTCCCGAGACGCGCGTGGTGCTGGGCGAGTCGGTATCCAACCCCATTCTGCGCGTGCTGGACGTGGCCACGGTCGCCCGGGCGGCGCAGGCGCACGGGGCGGCGCTGGTGATCGACAGCACCTTCACGTCGCCCCTCAACTTCCGCCCGCTGGAGCACGGGGCGGACCTGGTGATGCACAGCGCCACCAAGTACCTGGGCGGCCACAGCGACGTGACGGCGGGCGTGCTGGTGGGCAGCGCCGCGCGCATTGGCGAGGCGCGCAAGCGGGCGCGCGTGTGGGGGCCCGTGCTGGACCCGCACGCGGCGTGGCTGCTGGAGCGCGGGATCAAGACGTTGTCGGTGAGGATGGAGCGGCACAACCGCAACGGCGCGGAGATCGCCCGCTGGGCGCAGGAGCGGCTCGAGATCGCCCGCGTCATTCACCCCTCCCTGCCCTCGCACACGGACCACGAGACGGCGGCGCGCATCCTGGACGGGTTCGGCGCGATGCTGGGGATCGAGCTACGGGGCGGCGGGCCGGCGGCGACGCGGTTCGTCCGCGCGCTGCAGCTGGCGAAGCTGGCGCCCAGCCTGGGCGGGGTAGAGACGCTGGTGTCGGAGCCGCGCCACACGTCGCACGCGGCGATGACGCCCGCGGAGCGCGCTGCGAACGGCATACCCGACGGCTTCGTCCGCATCTCCCTGGGTATCGAGGACGCCGCGGACCTGATCGCCGACTTCGACCAGGCCCTGCGCGCGGCTGACGCCGGGGAGACCGAGCGCGAAGCGGCCGACTGA
- a CDS encoding peptidylprolyl isomerase, translating to MSTVTFQTNKGTFTAELYANEAPGTVQNFTKLVKDGYYDGIIFHRVIPDFVVQGGDPITKEAGGVNNPRVGTGGPGYNIKCETQGNPHRHEVGALSMAHAGKDTGGSQFFIVLSEQNTRHLNGVHTVFGKVTEGLDVIFQLAKGDKMETVTVSDGAAA from the coding sequence ATGAGCACCGTTACGTTCCAGACCAACAAGGGCACCTTCACCGCCGAGCTGTACGCCAACGAGGCGCCCGGCACCGTGCAGAACTTCACCAAGCTGGTGAAGGACGGCTACTACGACGGCATCATCTTCCACCGCGTGATCCCCGACTTCGTGGTGCAGGGCGGCGACCCCATCACCAAGGAAGCGGGCGGCGTGAACAACCCGCGCGTGGGCACCGGCGGCCCGGGCTACAACATCAAGTGCGAAACCCAGGGCAATCCGCACCGCCACGAGGTGGGCGCCCTGTCGATGGCCCACGCCGGCAAGGACACCGGCGGCAGCCAGTTCTTCATCGTGCTCAGCGAGCAGAACACGCGTCACCTGAACGGCGTGCACACGGTGTTCGGCAAGGTCACCGAGGGGCTGGACGTGATCTTTCAGCTCGCCAAGGGTGACAAGATGGAGACGGTGACCGTCAGCGACGGCGCCGCGGCCTGA
- a CDS encoding ATP-binding protein: MTHVIAVPPTLDSDAFDQMIASAAEGGDARLLFDGRHLRFADPYGMVGLLALGQHFTRDGVKPILHFPQSPEVGSYFTRMGFVAAADAAFEMVDAPRPRANDGSSVLLPITVIDTHEDVHGVIEALNEHRISTLLSEQLGYSRADAIAFSMLLSEVSQNIIEHAGAPGWVGIQTYRRWRRIDKRVVVIAVMDLGTGFRGSLEREHSSRFGDRWGDATALEAAFIHGVTRFRDPGRGQGLKQIRKKVGRWGGKIAIRSGTARISDVPDWDDSPPMATELADFPGSQILIVLPAKPPAPPAEPAARPAARPGPVRR; the protein is encoded by the coding sequence ATGACGCACGTCATCGCCGTACCTCCCACGCTGGACAGCGACGCCTTCGACCAGATGATCGCGAGCGCGGCCGAGGGCGGCGACGCGCGCCTGCTGTTCGACGGGCGCCACCTGCGCTTCGCCGATCCGTACGGCATGGTGGGGCTGCTGGCGCTGGGGCAGCACTTTACGCGCGACGGGGTGAAGCCCATCCTCCACTTTCCCCAGTCGCCCGAGGTGGGAAGCTACTTCACGCGGATGGGGTTCGTGGCAGCGGCCGACGCGGCGTTCGAGATGGTGGATGCACCGCGCCCGCGGGCCAACGACGGCTCCAGCGTGCTGCTTCCCATCACCGTGATCGACACGCACGAGGACGTGCACGGGGTGATCGAGGCGCTGAACGAGCACCGGATCAGCACCCTTCTTTCGGAGCAGCTGGGCTACTCGCGCGCCGACGCCATCGCCTTCAGCATGCTGCTGAGCGAGGTTTCGCAGAACATCATCGAGCACGCCGGCGCGCCGGGGTGGGTGGGCATCCAGACGTACCGCCGCTGGCGCCGCATCGACAAGCGCGTGGTGGTGATCGCGGTGATGGACCTGGGCACCGGCTTCCGGGGATCGCTGGAGCGCGAGCACAGCAGCCGCTTCGGCGACCGCTGGGGCGACGCCACCGCGCTGGAGGCGGCGTTCATCCACGGCGTCACGCGCTTTCGCGACCCGGGACGTGGGCAGGGCCTCAAGCAGATCCGCAAGAAGGTGGGCCGGTGGGGCGGCAAGATCGCCATCCGCAGCGGCACGGCGCGCATCTCCGACGTGCCGGACTGGGACGATTCGCCGCCCATGGCCACGGAGCTGGCCGACTTTCCCGGCTCGCAGATCCTGATCGTCCTTCCGGCCAAGCCGCCAGCGCCTCCCGCGGAACCCGCGGCGCGCCCAGCAGCCAGACCTGGACCCGTCCGCCGCTAG
- a CDS encoding zinc metalloprotease HtpX has protein sequence MNNIKVFALMAGLTALFGAVGAMIGGQAGMLMALAFAGLMNVVMYWGSASMVLRMYGAQVVTEREAPELYAMVDRLRQRAGLPMPTVAIAPHAQPNAFATGRNPENAVVCVTEGLMKLVTRDELEGVVAHELAHIKNRDMLLQTVTATMAGAISNLAQFGLFFGGGDEDSNPFAAILLAILAPIAAMIIQFAISRQREFKADAVGAEICGRPLSLASALQRLEAGARHVPMHVSPAVAPLAQVNPLRGGGIGKLFSTHPPTEERVARLSELATGMRLAA, from the coding sequence ATGAACAACATCAAGGTCTTCGCGCTGATGGCCGGCCTGACGGCGCTGTTCGGCGCGGTGGGAGCCATGATCGGCGGCCAGGCCGGGATGCTGATGGCGCTGGCGTTCGCCGGGCTGATGAACGTGGTGATGTACTGGGGCTCGGCGTCGATGGTTCTGCGCATGTACGGCGCGCAGGTGGTCACCGAGCGCGAGGCGCCCGAGCTGTACGCGATGGTCGACCGGCTTCGGCAGCGCGCCGGGCTGCCCATGCCCACGGTGGCCATCGCCCCGCACGCGCAGCCGAACGCCTTCGCCACGGGACGAAACCCGGAAAACGCGGTGGTCTGCGTGACCGAGGGGCTGATGAAGCTGGTGACGCGCGACGAGCTGGAGGGCGTGGTGGCGCACGAGCTGGCGCACATCAAGAACCGCGACATGCTCTTGCAGACGGTGACGGCCACTATGGCCGGCGCCATCAGCAACCTGGCGCAGTTCGGGCTGTTCTTCGGCGGGGGCGACGAGGATAGCAATCCGTTCGCGGCCATCCTGCTGGCGATCCTGGCGCCCATCGCGGCGATGATCATCCAGTTCGCCATCAGTCGCCAGCGCGAGTTCAAGGCCGACGCAGTGGGCGCCGAGATCTGCGGCCGTCCCCTGTCGCTGGCCAGCGCCCTGCAGCGCCTGGAGGCGGGCGCGCGGCACGTGCCGATGCACGTCAGCCCCGCGGTGGCCCCGCTGGCGCAGGTGAACCCGCTTCGCGGCGGGGGGATCGGAAAGCTGTTCAGCACCCACCCGCCCACCGAGGAGCGCGTCGCCCGCCTCTCGGAGCTGGCTACGGGGATGCGCCTCGCCGCCTGA